Below is a genomic region from Fusarium oxysporum Fo47 chromosome XI, complete sequence.
AGTTCAATGGGAGCTCACTGGCAGAGTCAACACCAAGTATGCTGCACCAGGTGCATCCTGGCCTCCCGCGTCAGGCGGTTCTAGCACTGGCGGTTTGGGAGCCAAGTGCGATGGGCAGACCAAGTTATGCAACAGCGGCCTTACCTGTCTCTCCCCTGATGGTGTCTGCAGCGACAAAGCTTGCAATTGGGGGTGAGTTGATCTTACCAAGAGTGACATGTTCAGATGCTAACTAGTCCTGCTAGGTGCCAAGGATGGTCTTGTAGCTCAAGTGTGCCGTGCCAAAAGCCCTGGAACTGTGTCAGCGGCTTTTGCAACGTTTAGAAAGGAAAATGGTGATCCCGATTATTCCTAATTGATCCGGATGTTCGCCTCTACTTGATGGACCACCTTAAGGACATGAGTTTAGATATGAACTTCTGGCGATCAACACACCAATTTGCTGATACAAACTCCACCGTCACGATCAActcatctcctcagcagtaTCGAATTCTATAAACGGGAGTCAAACTCGCTTAAGATTACTTTTCCAACAAAACATACTCTTTTCCCTTCAGTCATCCTCTGCATAGCGGAAGTTTACCAGATATTCCAATTGCCTTTTCTTAGCCTCCTCTACTCGCCGCCATGTAACATAAAGATCCCTCTCAAGTTTGGCACACTTTTCGATCTTCGCCTCAAGACTCTTACAGTCAAGGTCTCTCAGAATATCGAGATGTCGTTTGCATTCTTCGTAtgcagcctcagcagccttgatctctgcttcttgagcttgatggaCGTAAGACTCTAGTTTCATGATTCTCATGTCCTTCTTTTCGAACTGAAAAGGTGCCGTGCTCTTTAGTTCTCGGCGTTTCATTTCGATCTTGGTGAGTGCGAGGGCATGCTCGAGATTAGCGACACTGGCCGCAAAACCAATGCAGTCAGTGCAGGTCATGTCATTGGTATAGTGGTCCATTCTAACGATGGCCGTGATGCTTACGGGGGTGCTTTTGAATGTGATGCTTAATGGGtagtgttggtgttgttggaaGTTACTGTTGAACCGTCGGTCGATCACAGAGTCGGGAGGACTTATATAGTGTGAATATGGTGTAAGTTCGTCTTTTTGACATTGTTCTGTTCGGCATTCATTCTTCTTTGCAATTCATAGCAGAGTTGGCACCAGCTGTTCATTTGACATCAATTGTGCACGGGCTCTAGTCCTTGACAGCTCCCTAACGTTTTTCTTGAGTGTTCTATGTTCTAAGCCAAGAACAGAGGGCATTCTGATGTTCAACTTGAGACCAACATAGCATAATGTTCACTGTACCAATCCCCTTAACTTTCATCTTATCTATCTGTAGTCACGACTACAGAAACTGATATGATATTTTCTCCGCGTTTGTGTCAGGGCTTGAGTTTCCCTTGAAGCCCTTAATCTTTCCACTCACTACAGAGTACAGTAAATAGGATGCTTCAATTATGATCATGGATCTAGCTTCTCGATAATGAGGCTGGAGCTAGTGGTAGAAACAGGTCCCGCCCCGCCATGTCTCGATCAACATTTGTTTATCTTTATACTTTCTAACGTTTGTGGCGGGATACCAGGCTTGGTCTTTTTGATGTGGCGGTGAGCAGCAGCATCGTGAAATTCAGCCAATCGCTTCACGCAGCTCAACCCCAGACATGTTAAGGCACACCAGCCGGAAAGGTGGGAGAGGATTGCGACGTCATAAGGTTTGCAGCGTAGCATCAAGTAAGATGAAAACTGGGGATTGCATGTCAAGACAGCGTCCGGACTGGAACTCATTGGAGAATGCTGCGTATGGTCAATGCTGGAAGAAAAACTACCGAATCATTACTAGGGTCACAGGCGGTCAATCTGAACCAAGACTACATATACTCTTCTTCCTACAACATCGTGTTCGACAACTGCCTCTACAATCACCATCAATCACCATAATGAGCGTCAAGTACCTTCTTTTCTccgtcctcctcgtcggaGCCGTTCAGGCGTATGATCAACCTCTCAATCCCGTACCAAGACCTCAACTAACTCACTTCAACAGAGAGGATTCAAAGGATCTCAGCAAGCACAACTGCTGTCTCCATATCAAAGACGCCAGTGATGCTTGGTGGATGACAAACCCCGACATCACCAAAGAAGTCTGCAAGTCGTACTACAAGGATGTCGTCAGTATATCATCACATCTACTCTTCAATAGGACTGAAACGGTTTCTAGGCGCAATTTGACAACAAGACCGGGACATGCAACGAACACAAGAATGGGACGATCAATGATGTGGATTGGAAGAGCAAGTGCAAGATTTATGGAACATCATTGGGCTGGACTGATGATCGGGTTGGGGCTGGGTATGACGCGACATGTTATCCGATAGACGCATGAAGTGTTGGGAGGGAAtcgtgttgatgaagccagGCACGTTACTGCATCTGCATGGTAAATCGAGAATCGACAGCCTATTTTACGAAAAACGGGGAGAGCTGACAGCACCGATAACCTCGCTACGTTCTAGGTGCGAGTCCTTGCCGTTACCACGAGGCGACCAACCGTCGACAATTATATCAGATGCTGGTGACATCTTACGAACGCTCATGGGAAGGGTGCAGCCATTGACTCATTGCCACGTGGAGATCCAGATCCTTATGCACTTTGAGTGTATTGTATTGACTATGTCTAAGCCCAAGTTCAAATACCGGCAACGTTGGATTATCTAGTTATTTCTGCCTGCAACGATGGGGCCTTGATTATTTTTTTTTCGTCTCGAAACCACCCAAAGGAAATCCTGTATCTCATGGTCAATTGTGTTCTAGTGCGCGACTTACCGGACCAACAGGCTTGCCAGTCTGTCACTGACTTGTATAAGCTATTGCGTAGATCGTCACCAACATTTGCGGGGTGCTCGTGACATGCTCGTGGCGTCAACCTCGACCATGTTTGGACCCATGATGGTAACAAACATCACCAAAACTCCACCAACAACCGCAAGACTTGAACAATTCATTCAAACAACAATTAACAACGCTGAATATTAATTTTGTAGAGCTGAAATCAGACTATTACCAATTAGATCCATCTCGCCAACACAACCAACCCCAAACCCCAGCTTATCAACCCCCCAAAACTCGCACCAACACTCCTCCCCGCCAACAGACTACTCGCCGTATTATTCCCCCAAAGCCACGCCACTACCCcagcatcatcctcatcatcaatacTGCACACCATCCTACAAACATTCCCATCTCCCCTCTTCCTCAAAAACCTCCCCTTCGGCCCAGCGCCATCTCGCTTGCGCTTATCCGATGTCTCGCTGGTGTTGTACAGAAGTTGAAGCCACTGCATCTCCATGTATGCTTCTTCACCCATCGTCATATTCTGCGTCCAGACGCCGCCGTCACCCCATGTGTTGAATATCATAAGAGATGGATCGCGTGGTACTTGGAATGAGATGTTGGCGACTTGTTTGCCGTTGGCGTACCAGATTGATTGGTTTGGTGTCCAGTCCATGCGATGTTCTACCCATTCGTTCCACTTGAGACCATCGGGGAATGTTGTGTTGCGTGTTGCTTTGGGGTACACTTCGCCTTCAATGCTGTATCCTGGATGATTCGTGTAGTGAACCCGATCGTAGTCTTCACGGGTGAGAATCTCCATGTCGGCTTCTTGGacgttcttgatctcgtcgGCGGGGACGTAGGTGAACATTGCCATGCAGGCGCCAGGTGCCCCTCTCACGCGACCGAGGAATCTGATGGAGAGAAACTGGAAGCGATCAATTGAGTCAAATTCAGATGCGACTTGAAAGTCTTGTTGTCGGTTCGTTCGCATGGAGAGGTAGGTTTTTGACGCGGGGTTCTTGTCTGGGTTGGTCCGGATATAAATGTTGTTTGCCGAGTTGACCATGGGGAATCTCGCGCCGTAAGCAAGAGTGTCGTGACTTCTTCGGTTGCTCCAACTTTGAATGGACCAAAAGCTCTTccattccttcttcttgaagtaTTTGCTCGTCACGTCGGCTTCAGCCGATGCGTTCTCTCCAGCGATCGTATCCGGAATTTCAGCGTATTCTCCAAGATTTCTAAAGTCCCAGAACCGATGCTCTGTGTAATATTCTGGTTCAATGCCATCTGTTAGGTAACAATCGCACTGGTCGGCCTCCCAATCTTCAGGCTTCGTCTCTGTTGCATTACCTTGGGCCCTCGTCACTGCAATGAGAGCGAAAACCACGAGTTTTCGTAGGCTCCCCATGTTAATGATCCTCGTGCATCAACGCGACATGACCACCGGGCAGTTTAAGcttaagaataaattaaGGCTGCGTTGGGGGGTTCGATCTAACATTAGACTGAAACGAAGCAATGCGAGATTAAATAGTCTACTCTAGCACCGAATCACCATGCCTAGCGAGTCATAACTATCGATTGTTTAAGCCGTTTTGGGAACGGCTCAGAAGCGAGCGTGAAAGTGCGCAACAGaaatactttaattaatcATTATGCAGGAAAGGCCAAGAAAGTCCAATTGTTCTTGGCAATAATTGGTGCTTAGAGAGAAACTTGTGCATACTTGCGATGGAAAGCCCGTACGCCACTAAGAAGTGTCCCAAGGCTAATGGTCGGCGATTAGAGCAGATGCCACATCACGCGCTGAAGAATTATCTTGACTTCGAAGTATCAATTGTAAAtcatattatatatatactgGTTGATAAAATTTaagcttgttcttgagacATGCGACGGTCTAGAAACTGGAACACTGGATATTGCATGTCAAGCGACGTAAATTAAGTATACAAGCCGGACCTCATACCCCTTTTCAATCAGAGCAGTTCAACTTCAGAATTCCAACTATTCACACAAATAGCAACGCTCTCTTGTTATTGATCCTTCACCGTAGCTTTTCTCAACTTACATACTTCTTAGTAAGACTCTTATTATGTAGATATTCGTGTCTATTCAGCCGCATTCTTGTACTCATGCTCAACTATTGGCTAGTAAATGATCGCTCACCCTGAACACTGACGAACAACGCTATCGTCATCTTATCATGCATCTTATCTCGTATCGCAACTCCCCAATACAGCTAGCTTAGTTCTCTTTGCTCCAGGCTGGAAATTGGCGGGAGGGAACCTAAGACGACCAAAAATGACATGTAAATAAATCACCACCTACATCCGCTGCCTTACGGAGAGCGGCTCACTATGCAACGCTAAAGCTCACAATTCAACACATCACATTTCTTAATAACCTTAGCGAAATGAAGTGTGGTATTGTCGTCCTTAGTTTGAGACGCGGCATGATGAGACAGATCACACGCAATTTGAACGGGAGAATAGGAGACTCAGCGCGATGATGGCTGGACAACAGGCGCACCCTGGGTCATGATACAAGGTGAGGAGGAAATAGAATGCGTCAAGTGACTCAGTCAATTGAAGATTCATGTGAAGCGGAGTGAGAAAGATGTCAAGATGTGTATTACTCTAAGCTATTATCTTGCGACAGAACGAAAATCTAATCAACCTATTATTTTTACACCAGCCAAAGCAACAATCGCACAGAACAAACAGAGCCCTCAATCACTTGCACCAGCTCTCAACGCGAACACCCTCCAACGTTGCTAGCAGAGAAAAGTCCATGTTGTG
It encodes:
- a CDS encoding concanavalin A-like lectin/glucanase domain-containing protein, giving the protein MGSLRKLVVFALIAVTRAQGNATETKPEDWEADQCDCYLTDGIEPEYYTEHRFWDFRNLGEYAEIPDTIAGENASAEADVTSKYFKKKEWKSFWSIQSWSNRRSHDTLAYGARFPMVNSANNIYIRTNPDKNPASKTYLSMRTNRQQDFQVASEFDSIDRFQFLSIRFLGRVRGAPGACMAMFTYVPADEIKNVQEADMEILTREDYDRVHYTNHPGYSIEGEVYPKATRNTTFPDGLKWNEWVEHRMDWTPNQSIWYANGKQVANISFQVPRDPSLMIFNTWGDGGVWTQNMTMGEEAYMEMQWLQLLYNTSETSDKRKRDGAGPKGRFLRKRGDGNVCRMSCGCWWSFGDVCYHHGSKHGRG